One Megalops cyprinoides isolate fMegCyp1 chromosome 4, fMegCyp1.pri, whole genome shotgun sequence genomic window carries:
- the LOC118776902 gene encoding phosphatidylinositol 4-phosphate 5-kinase-like protein 1 — translation MTSQAETEMPAHRRSRTVKRRLWGGLRQQWKLLGLFEIDQQHEFYGLTRMMKEGLAAAVQNTIDNPLTDELTEVDFQMEVTQVHEGFQMQTFAGPVFASLRRSLGMTEKEYQHSLSSEGCYLQFISNSKSKADFFLTNDKRFFLKTQNKREVKFLLKNLRIYMEHLESYPHSLLVKFLGVHRIKIPRQKKKYFIVMQSVFYPDERITARYDIKGCEVSRWTDPAPEGSHVIVVLKDLNFEGKYINLDQQRSWLIRQVEIDTAFLQRINVLDYSLLLAHQPLHHDERDQSHSFATLIIRAKNAWSFCLPLSLSPHCRSVHPGSSPTHAGLPCVPGAVQDEDSALLVSEMESGSEGYRVTEVHPDDGLIPLQELQGQASSAGTDSELREFQAQNRRLLPNFKNPLHVIDGPELRYFVGIIDIFTVYGFKKKLEHLWKRLRYPGLAFSTVSPPAYSHRLCQWVQAHTK, via the exons ATGACGAGTCAAGCTGAG ACTGAGATGCCAGCGCATCGGCGCTCTCGGACGGTGAAGAGGCGGTTATGGGGGGGTCTGAGGCAGCAGTGGAAGCTGCTGGGGCTGTTCGAGATCGACCAGCAGCACGAGTTCTACGGCTTGACCCGCATGATGAAGGAAGGCCTGGCGGCTGCTGTGCAGAACACCATAGACAACCCGCTTACG GATGAACTGACTGAAGTTGATTTCCAAATGGAGGTCACTCAAGTACATGAG GGTTTCCAGATGCAGACGTTCGCTGGGCCAGTCTTTGCCAGTTTGCGGCGTTCCCTGGGGATGACAGAGAAGGAATACCAGCACTCGCTCTCCTCTGAGGGATGCTACCTGCAATTCATCAGCAACTCCAAGAGCAAAGCTGACTTCTTCCTCAC AAACGACAAGAGGTTCTTCTTAAAGACACAGAACAAACGGGAGGTGAAGTTCCTCCTGAAGAACCTGAGGATCTACATGGAGCACCTGGAGAGCTATCCTCACTCGCTGCTCGTCAAGTTTCTGG GTGTCCACAGAATCAAAATTCCCCGTCAAAAGAAG aaatatttcattgtaatgCAGAGTGTGTTCTATCCTGATGAGAGAATTACCGCAAG ATACGACATCAAGGGCTGTGAGGTGAGCAGGTGGACCGACCCAGCACCTGAGGGCAGTCACGTCATTGTGGTTCTGAAGGACCTGAACTTTGAGGGAAAGTACATCAACCTGG ATCAGCAGCGTTCCTGGCTGATTCGCCAGGTAGAGATCGACACGGCCTTCCTGCAGAGGATCAATGTGCTGGACTACAGCCTGCTGCTGGCCCATCAGCCCCTGCACCACGATGAGAGGGACCAAAGCCACTCCTTCGCCACGCTCATTATACGTGCCAAGAA TGCTTGGTCATT ctgtctgcctctctctctctcccctcactgcAGATCTGTGCATCCAGGCTCCAGCCCCACGCACGCCGGCCTGCCCTGCGTCCCGGGGGCGGTGCAGGACGAGGACTCCGCCCTGCTGGTGTCGGAGATGGAGAGCGGGTCGGAGGGCTACCGCGTGACGGAGGTGCACCCGGACGATGGGCTCATCccgctgcaggagctgcagggccAGGCCTCTAGTGCTGGCACGGACTCGGAGCTGCGGGAGTTCCAAGCTCAGAACCGCCGGCTGCTGCCCAACTTCAAGAACCCGCTGCACGTGATCGATGGGCCCGAGCTGCGCTACTTCGTGGGCATCATCGACATCTTCACCGTCTACGGCTTCAAGAAGAAGCTGGAGCACCTGTGGAAGAGGCTGCGTTACCCGGGCCTGGCCTTCTCCACCGTCAGCCCCCCTGCGTACTCCCACAGGCTCTGCCAGTGGGTGCAGGCCCACACCAAGTAG